A window of Bacteroidota bacterium contains these coding sequences:
- the thrS gene encoding threonine--tRNA ligase: MIKITLPDGAVREYENGTTAMQVALSISEGLARNVLAAKVNGAVWDASRPIHEDSTLALLTWNDADGKATYWHSSAHIMAEALEALYPGTKFGIGPAIENGFYYDIDLGGKAFTADDFKKIEDKMLELAQQKNKFIRSEVSKADAIVYFTEKQDEYKLDLIKDLEDGSITFYQQGNFTDLCRGPHIPDTGFIKAAKLMNIAGAYWRGDEKNKMLTRVYAITFPKQKELAEYLVLLEEAKKRDHRKLGKELELFTFSEKVGMGLPLWLPKGTALRERLENFLRKAQAKAGYQQVITPHIGNKNLYITSGHYEKYGADSFQPIHTPREDEEFFLKPMNCPHHCEIYKSSPKSYKDLPVRLAEFGTVYRYEQAGELHGLTRVRGFTQDDAHLFCRPDQVKEEFCKVIDLVLYVFKALDFQDYTAQISLRDPNNKSKYIGSDENWALAESAIIESAQEKGLKTTVELGEAAFYGPKLDFMVKDAIGRKWQLGTIQVDYNLPIRFELEYTGSDNQKHRPVMIHRAPFGSLERFVAVLIEHCAGKFPLWLSPEQIAVLPISEKYNEEAKNVLNLLNNYDIRGFVDERNEKIGKKIRDTELKKIPFMLLIGEKEIADNTVSVRKQGEGDLGSFSIEGFAELMKKELVN, encoded by the coding sequence ATGATAAAAATAACTTTGCCTGATGGGGCGGTGCGGGAATATGAGAACGGAACAACTGCTATGCAAGTTGCGCTTAGTATTAGTGAAGGCTTAGCAAGAAATGTGCTTGCCGCAAAAGTAAACGGTGCTGTCTGGGATGCTTCACGCCCTATTCATGAAGATTCAACTTTAGCTTTATTGACTTGGAATGATGCAGACGGAAAAGCTACCTATTGGCATTCCTCCGCACACATTATGGCGGAAGCCTTAGAGGCATTGTATCCCGGCACTAAATTCGGAATTGGACCTGCTATTGAAAATGGTTTTTATTACGATATTGATTTAGGTGGCAAAGCCTTTACGGCTGATGATTTTAAAAAGATTGAAGATAAAATGCTGGAGTTGGCGCAGCAAAAAAATAAGTTTATTAGAAGCGAAGTTTCTAAAGCCGATGCCATTGTTTATTTCACTGAAAAGCAAGACGAATATAAATTGGATTTGATAAAAGATTTGGAAGATGGAAGCATCACTTTTTATCAACAAGGAAATTTTACCGATTTATGCCGTGGCCCGCACATTCCCGATACCGGATTTATTAAGGCCGCAAAGCTTATGAATATTGCAGGTGCCTACTGGCGTGGCGATGAAAAAAATAAAATGCTTACACGTGTGTATGCCATTACTTTTCCCAAACAAAAAGAGCTTGCGGAATACTTGGTATTACTCGAAGAAGCAAAAAAACGCGACCACCGCAAATTAGGCAAGGAATTAGAGTTATTTACCTTCTCCGAAAAAGTGGGAATGGGCCTTCCTTTGTGGCTTCCAAAAGGTACTGCCTTGCGCGAACGCTTAGAAAACTTTCTGCGCAAAGCACAAGCAAAAGCCGGTTACCAACAAGTAATTACACCGCATATCGGAAATAAAAATTTATACATTACCTCCGGACATTACGAAAAATACGGAGCGGATTCGTTTCAGCCCATTCACACGCCACGCGAGGATGAAGAGTTTTTTTTAAAACCCATGAATTGCCCGCACCATTGCGAAATTTATAAATCCTCCCCAAAATCCTACAAAGATTTGCCGGTTCGATTGGCTGAATTTGGAACGGTGTATCGCTACGAGCAGGCCGGTGAGTTGCATGGTTTAACCCGTGTGAGAGGCTTTACACAAGATGATGCCCATTTGTTTTGCCGTCCCGACCAAGTAAAAGAAGAGTTTTGTAAGGTGATTGATTTGGTGTTGTATGTGTTTAAAGCTTTGGATTTTCAAGACTACACTGCTCAAATTTCATTACGTGATCCAAACAATAAAAGCAAATACATTGGAAGCGACGAAAATTGGGCATTGGCCGAAAGTGCCATTATAGAATCGGCACAGGAAAAGGGTTTAAAAACCACTGTTGAATTAGGGGAAGCAGCCTTTTATGGTCCAAAATTGGATTTTATGGTAAAAGATGCAATTGGTCGCAAATGGCAATTGGGAACTATTCAGGTGGATTACAATTTACCGATTCGTTTTGAATTGGAATATACCGGCAGCGATAACCAAAAACATCGTCCGGTAATGATACACCGTGCCCCATTTGGTTCATTGGAGCGTTTTGTGGCTGTTTTGATTGAGCATTGCGCCGGAAAGTTCCCGCTGTGGTTAAGTCCGGAACAAATAGCTGTGCTTCCGATAAGTGAAAAATACAACGAGGAAGCAAAAAATGTTTTAAATTTGTTAAATAATTACGATATTCGCGGCTTCGTTGACGAAAGGAACGAGAAAATTGGCAAAAAAATACGGGATACGGAGTTGAAAAAAATTCCGTTCATGTTGTTGATAGGTGAAAAAGAAATTGCTGATAATACCGTTTCTGTAAGGAAACAAGGCGAAGGAGATTTAGGAAGTTTTAGTATAGAAGGCTTC
- a CDS encoding T9SS type A sorting domain-containing protein, producing the protein MIKKLLVAALLIGCQNFSQAQYCTPPVTALHTVDCNSGTVGYIDGVSITGTTLNTTATACSPGGTSWILYNSLSNHTCTLTKGSTYSFNISDAGGSQIISIWIDYDQNQSFDANEWTQVTTASTVGVVNSVSITIPNTASTGITGMRVRTRTATFANGSTDACTSFGSGETEDYFVTLTGSSSGTGCIATSQYPSTTITGPTTTGQNVVITDINVNCNYSGEFSVVTLTAGNYTLYSTTSTDIFTITDASNNILFNGVQPFSFTATAGTYRVHVFESSVCTTNSICRGVSITRNGAASTPPTITTTAITAITTTTATSGGNVTSAGSATVTARGVCYSTNANPTTADAILAGGSGTGSFVSNLSGLTAGTTYHVRAYATSTAGTSYGADQSFTTTSSLTGCISTTMYPQTVTAGPTANGQTVTIVTDQYAGEYYEINLVAGAFSAGSSVATDYLTVTTTTNTVIASGVNPVIFSVAAGTYRVHVFKNAACLTEAVSRTTTMTKLGIPTVTTTAATAITASTANSGGNVTNSGTSAVTARGVCYATTANPTIANSTVASGSGAGVFTANLTGLAMGTTYHIRAYATNASGTSYGSDLTFTTSTQALPSVTTTAVTGVTTSTANSGGNVTSIGGSAVTSRGICYATTTNPTLANTVISGGAGAGSFVSNMTGLNPNSTYYVRAYATNTAGTTYGSQVTFVTSNPTPPTVTTAASPLVSFFTATVGGNVTNAGTSAITSRGVCYSTFSSPTIANSFVSTGGSTGAFSVDLLGLSGSTTYHYRAYATNSVGTSYGADLTFTTLDPCVNSTEVYLTNMAFMDLATANATPTYYSTYVVPNAQGLPGLPATLNYNPLNPYNLVNPGLPVRMKVKSYNNKTNGTSVVSGLCKLRTTDPNITILDSTAGLNNVGWHNEAWSTDEFEFQVSYSVFTSYTAYVEVVIVEGANQYYTRCIPIPIRAFTVGQMDVDDDNNPDSNGNNNDLAEPSEIVEFLPYINNSSTFSASYVAGFVMNFDYLSNVAIWDNHIGSSGNVYAQGWWNYSFAQPQPIPAGTNGTLPEYDFVFDYTYPSTYRFDLHLMMAGGFNLLDAPNNITLMRTSTPLTFNANFPTIPPTGINAIATSNEINVFPNPFSNELSVRVKTGLEHAKYTITNPLGSIVASGYLEGTMTSINLEKLAAGLYNLTINGQSSIKISKK; encoded by the coding sequence ATGATTAAAAAATTACTTGTAGCTGCCTTACTAATAGGCTGTCAAAATTTCTCACAAGCGCAATATTGCACACCACCTGTCACAGCACTTCATACTGTAGATTGTAACTCCGGAACTGTTGGATATATTGACGGAGTTAGTATTACCGGAACAACACTTAATACCACAGCAACAGCATGTAGCCCGGGAGGAACTTCTTGGATTTTATATAACAGTTTAAGTAATCACACCTGCACACTAACAAAAGGGAGCACCTATAGTTTTAATATTAGTGATGCCGGTGGAAGCCAAATTATTTCTATTTGGATTGATTATGACCAAAACCAAAGTTTTGATGCCAATGAATGGACTCAGGTAACTACCGCTTCTACCGTAGGAGTAGTAAATAGCGTTTCTATTACAATTCCAAATACAGCATCGACAGGAATAACCGGAATGCGTGTTCGAACAAGAACTGCCACCTTTGCAAATGGTTCCACAGATGCATGTACCTCATTTGGATCGGGCGAAACAGAAGATTATTTTGTTACCTTAACAGGAAGCAGTTCAGGAACAGGATGTATCGCAACATCTCAATACCCTTCAACTACTATAACAGGGCCAACCACTACGGGTCAAAATGTAGTAATAACCGATATTAACGTAAATTGTAATTACTCAGGTGAGTTTTCTGTTGTAACATTAACCGCTGGCAACTATACCTTATATTCTACCACCTCAACCGATATTTTCACAATTACTGATGCTTCAAACAACATTTTATTTAATGGGGTGCAACCCTTCTCTTTTACGGCCACAGCCGGAACCTACAGAGTTCATGTGTTTGAATCTTCTGTATGTACCACAAATTCTATTTGCCGTGGTGTTTCGATTACAAGAAATGGAGCAGCCAGCACACCGCCAACAATAACAACAACGGCTATAACTGCAATTACTACAACCACCGCAACAAGTGGAGGAAATGTTACTAGTGCCGGTTCAGCAACGGTTACTGCGCGTGGTGTATGCTATTCTACAAACGCCAATCCAACTACTGCCGATGCAATTCTTGCTGGTGGATCAGGAACCGGTTCATTTGTCTCCAATTTAAGCGGATTAACTGCCGGTACAACTTATCATGTGAGAGCCTATGCTACAAGCACAGCAGGAACATCTTATGGTGCTGACCAAAGTTTTACAACTACCAGTTCTTTAACCGGATGTATTTCCACCACCATGTATCCTCAAACCGTTACTGCCGGTCCAACAGCCAATGGACAAACGGTAACAATTGTTACTGATCAATATGCCGGAGAATATTATGAAATAAACTTAGTGGCCGGGGCATTTTCGGCAGGTTCATCGGTTGCAACCGATTATTTAACAGTAACGACTACAACCAACACAGTAATTGCCAGCGGGGTGAATCCAGTTATTTTTTCAGTGGCAGCCGGTACCTATCGCGTGCATGTATTCAAAAATGCTGCATGTCTAACTGAAGCAGTTTCACGAACAACTACTATGACAAAGCTAGGTATACCAACTGTTACCACTACAGCAGCAACAGCTATTACAGCTTCAACTGCTAATAGCGGAGGAAATGTTACTAATTCAGGAACTAGTGCTGTTACAGCACGTGGCGTTTGTTATGCGACTACTGCAAATCCAACAATTGCAAATTCAACAGTTGCGAGTGGTTCGGGTGCAGGAGTATTTACTGCAAACCTTACAGGATTAGCTATGGGAACAACCTATCATATTAGAGCTTATGCCACAAATGCTTCTGGTACTTCCTATGGTAGCGATCTAACTTTTACCACTAGTACACAAGCTTTGCCTTCTGTTACAACAACTGCAGTTACGGGGGTAACAACCTCCACTGCAAATAGCGGTGGAAATGTAACCAGCATAGGTGGTTCGGCTGTTACCTCACGAGGTATTTGCTATGCTACTACAACCAATCCAACCTTAGCAAACACAGTTATTTCGGGAGGTGCCGGTGCAGGATCTTTTGTTTCTAATATGACCGGTTTAAACCCTAACAGCACCTATTATGTGCGTGCTTATGCTACAAACACAGCTGGAACAACTTATGGAAGCCAGGTTACATTTGTAACATCTAACCCAACACCACCAACTGTTACAACTGCAGCTTCACCGCTAGTAAGCTTTTTTACAGCGACTGTGGGTGGAAATGTTACCAATGCTGGAACTTCTGCAATTACCAGCAGAGGTGTGTGCTATAGCACCTTTTCTAGTCCAACCATTGCAAACTCATTTGTATCAACCGGCGGAAGTACCGGTGCCTTTTCTGTTGACTTACTTGGTTTGTCTGGTAGTACGACCTACCACTATAGGGCTTATGCTACCAATAGTGTAGGAACTTCTTATGGTGCTGATTTAACTTTTACAACATTAGATCCATGTGTAAATAGTACCGAAGTATATTTAACCAATATGGCATTTATGGATTTAGCAACTGCTAATGCCACGCCTACATATTATAGCACCTATGTAGTTCCCAACGCACAAGGCTTACCCGGATTACCTGCCACATTAAATTACAATCCTTTAAATCCTTATAACTTGGTTAATCCAGGATTACCTGTTAGAATGAAAGTTAAAAGCTACAACAACAAAACCAACGGAACTTCTGTGGTGAGCGGTTTGTGTAAATTAAGAACTACAGATCCTAACATTACTATTCTGGATAGTACAGCAGGATTAAACAACGTAGGCTGGCACAATGAAGCATGGTCAACGGATGAGTTTGAGTTTCAGGTATCGTATAGTGTGTTTACCAGTTATACAGCTTATGTAGAAGTTGTAATTGTTGAAGGTGCTAATCAATATTACACCCGTTGTATTCCAATTCCTATTCGTGCTTTTACAGTAGGTCAGATGGATGTTGACGATGACAACAATCCCGATAGTAATGGAAACAACAACGACCTAGCAGAGCCAAGTGAAATAGTTGAGTTTTTACCTTATATTAATAACTCGTCTACTTTCTCCGCGTCTTATGTAGCCGGTTTTGTGATGAATTTTGATTATTTGTCGAATGTTGCCATTTGGGATAATCATATCGGTTCATCCGGAAATGTGTATGCACAAGGCTGGTGGAATTATAGCTTTGCACAACCACAGCCCATCCCGGCCGGAACAAACGGTACCTTACCGGAATATGATTTTGTGTTTGATTATACCTATCCGTCAACCTATAGATTCGACCTTCATTTGATGATGGCCGGTGGTTTTAACTTATTAGACGCACCTAATAATATTACATTGATGCGTACTTCAACACCTTTAACTTTTAACGCGAATTTTCCAACAATTCCACCAACCGGTATAAATGCAATTGCTACTTCAAATGAGATTAATGTATTTCCCAATCCATTTAGCAATGAACTTTCGGTTCGTGTAAAAACCGGATTGGAGCATGCAAAATATACTATAACTAATCCGCTTGGAAGTATTGTTGCAAGCGGTTATTTAGAAGGAACTATGACTTCAATTAACTTGGAGAAATTAGCAGCAGGTTTATACAACCTAACTATTAATGGACAATCTAGCATAAAGATTTCTAAAAAATAA